The DNA segment AATTGCAAGACTGTTGAGTCGTGGCATAAAGAAGGCCGCGCAGTCAAGGTCGGCGAGCAACCGATGAAGCACGTTGCAGTACGGGCAGTGACAATCGTCCGAAAGCGAGAGATGGAAGAGCACTTTCGAGAGCACGGtgagaagctgcagcaaggACTGTACGGGTGGGACCAAACGGACTGGATCATCCCACCGCCGATCGAAAATGGTGTGATACCTAAGAATGCATTTGGCAACATGGATGTCTATGTACCCACGATGGTTCCAGAGGGAGCTGTACATCTGCCACTCAAAGGCTCTGCGAAAATCTGCAGGAAGCTGGAAATCGACTATGCTGAAGCATGTACAGGCTTCGAATTTGGCAAGCAACGTGCTGTGCCGGTTTTGACAGGAGTTGTCGTGGCCGAAGAGCATGAGATCCTCGTCAGAGATGCTTGGAAGGAACATCAAAAAGAGGTCAAGCGCAAAGAGGACGTCAAGCGCACCGCGGCCGCCTTGCATTGGTGGCGCAAGATGGTGATGGGCATGCGTATCGTGGAACGGATGCGTGCAGAGTACAATGAAACATCCGGCGACCCTGATGCGAGCAACCCATTCGCAAGGAAAGGAGCCGAGGGTCGAAAAGCGGAAGCCGATCTGGATGAAGACGCCGGAGCTGGTGGCTTCTTCCGCCCTGGgcacgacgaggaagaggttcCCCAGACCTCGCGCCGTGACGTTGATGCAAAACCACCTTCAGAAGAagatggtggaggtggattcTTCGCTGAAAGCGAGGACGAAGCCCCGGAGCACCATGCTGCCGACGATGGCTTGCTCGTTGAGGAAGATCCTGACGGTGCCGACACTTCGCTGCGATCATCTGTCGCTGCCATGCCATTCACGCCGATGTCATTGCAATCTGCTCACATGCCGCAGGGAGCTAGTGAGccggaggacgaggacgaggatgacgatgaaacAGAAACAGCAGGCGGCTTCATtgccgatgatgaagaagttgaCGCGCCAGcgtcgaagaaggcgcaTGTTGAAAGACATGCCGTGTCCAAACCACCGAAAAGCACCGCTAAGCCAAACGGCCGGCGTTCTTCCAGGAAAGCTATCGTCTCTACAACCACCAGTGACGAAGATGCCTTATCCTCATTGTCAGAGCTTGAGGAGACAGACGATGGAGTGGCAAGAGAAGAGGAAACTCCAGCATTACGCCGGGAACGAAGCTCTCCCCAGGTTGTCATACCATTGACCAAGAAGCCCGTGAAGCCAGCCAAACGCGTTTCCCGAGCACGAGTCGCGAAAAAAGCAACGCCGACGAAAAGTCAATATTTTAACCACGAAAGCGATCACCAGGGAGACgagaacgaagaagatgacagcGAGCCAGAAGTTGTCAAGCCATCACGCACAACGGCGAGAACCAGATCGAAGAGATCCTAGGCCCGCTGTCTAAGCACACTATCCACGATTCTGCCAGCGAACCAGGCGTGTCCGCATATGTATGTATAGCGAAGGAAACCATGTACCGTCTAGCGACTGTTTCGCTAATCCAGTTCTGTTGACAAGTCCTCCGGTTCCTTCACGAAGAGACTTGTTGTCACGTGCGGGCGCCTGGGCTGGTCTCATGAAAGAGGTCGAAGTGTATTCGTATTGTAACATGTTCACAGGACTATTGCGAAGTGACGCCAACGAAGCGCGAGAGTTCGCATTCCGGCTCGTGCGTGACGTGAGATATCCTGCGCAGCCGTGTCTGCGCCGAGATTTACTCTTCGGACTTTATTACCTCAAGGCTGTCACCGCCCATTGAGTCTCGCCGATGTGATTATGCGGTGTGCCGATGGCACTCAGCTCATTGCACGTCGTCCACGTCAAGCAGAACGGACACAGTCGGATAAACAGGCACGAGGGCGAATGGAAATTCGATGCGAGAAGATCGATCAGCAACAGGATATTCTATGCGAAGACTGTTGACAGAAACAGGAACTTTCAACATGTACCGCGCCACACGATGCCACAGTTGCTCCGAATTCCTTATCCCATGTCGAGCAGGCACGGATCCAAACTGTACGTCCCGTGGTGCAATCGAAGTTGAAGGACCCAGCTGTCCACAGTCGTCTGCAGCTGGCTTTCAATTGCCACATTGTCTTggatcctcatcatcagGTTACCGATGATAAAGGTCTTTCTGCAAGCTGTTTTACGTCAACCAACCGGAGAAACTCGAGCAAGTTTGACGGCAACCGTCGGCTACTGTCCATTGTATAGTACATGCCATTAGTCCTACGCTCGTACCGAACAGGGCATTCCATGAATAGACTCCAGACTAATAAGCGTTACTACTAGTTTCACCTACCCTGCGACCATTCGGGtttatctataaaccctattCTATAGCGGTAGACCGCATTGTACCGCGTTTGTGTCCTCCATCATCGAAGACTCCGTATCGCCTGTTGCGCTACTCGTTCATGATCAGTCATCATGTTCAAACTACCCCCCGAGATCCTACATCTCGTGTGTCAGCACTGCGACACGCGTGATGTTCGCACACTACGACAGGTCTCGTCAGAGATCAAAGTCATTGCGGACGAGTACATGCTGAAATCATTGCGATTGTCCTTCGACCGTCAAGAATTTTCTGAGCTTGCGGTGTTCATCAGTAACAACCCGAATGCTGCAAAGCAGATCTCGAAGATCCATTTCCAAGCCGATCGGTTACCTATCGTCTCCTGTCAAGAAGAATGGGAACGATGCAGATTGAAGACGATCTGCGATGAAGCCATCCTGCGCGGCGAACTACAGAGCGCAGAACACAGCTCTCATGACGAACCTGATAGCGACATGGAACGAACGCATCGAGGCTTCCAAGTATTCGAAATCATGCAGCGCGAAACATCGAAATATAACCAAGAAGAGGTGAATCAAGCGTGGACATCTTTCCAAGACGTGATGCAAGATCAGCAGTCCATGGATCGTGAGAGTGAAGTCTATCACTGCATGGCCGACCTCTTCAAGAACTGCCGACGTCTCGATACTATCACTCTCACCCTCAAAGATCGCACGCAGAGCGAGCCCTttcgatggcgacgacagGAATCCTATGCACGCGGAATGGTACGACCTTGGGGAGATGATGGTAGTTGGAGTCCGAACACGAGAGTCCTCGATCAGATTCTCCTCGCTGCTTACACGACTGGTACAAAATTACGAGAGCTGAACGTGATGCCGATATCCTATCAGTTTTTTGGACAAAAAGGAGCGTTGATAGAGAAGTTATGCGAGCCGATTAAGGACTTAAGGAAGATCCAGATCCAAATCAATGATAATTTTGGGATTGACCGGGAAGTAGAATTGGAAGATGGAATGCTAAGGTCTGCGGAGGCGAGGTGTCATCCATTCGCACACCCACGTCATTTTGGTTCGACGTTAAGACCTTTTCAACTTCCTGTTACGGCGGCGATGGAGGCTACGAGGGTTATTGATGCCTTGAATGATGGGAGAGTTTATGAGTTTCTTGGAAGAGCACAGGGGTTGGAGGAGTTGGTGTTTCATGGTCCGGACACGGGTATTGGATTTGCGAAGATGGATCTCAAGGCTATTGTGGGGGAATGTCCTTGGAAGGAGCTGAGGTTCGTGTGTCTTACGAGGTTTGAATGCACGGAGGATGAACTTGTTGGATTTGTGGGGAAATGTGGTTCCACGCTTCGGGGACTTTGTTTGGCGGATGTGTTTCTGACTGAGGGGGAGTGGAAGAGTTGTTTTCGGAGCATGGCGAGCGGTTTGGAGAAGGGGACTTGTGTTGAGTTGAAGGGGCGATTTGGGAGCTTGCAGGCTGAGCGGGAAATTCTGATGGCAGGGCATTGATATTCTTCTGGAGAACGGTCGATCAGGTATCTCCAGACTGAGGTGTGAATGGAAAGTGTGGTTTATCACGACTCGTCCGCGCTGTCATCCCTCCTTCTGCGAAATGGTGGCCTTTGAGATGTAGGATCATGAGCTGTATGTTGGCGCAAAGGATTGACAGCTCGCTGCACGTAGGTGTTACACACGGACATGCGGAGTTTAGAAGCTCTACCGCCGCCTCCTTGAAGATGATAAATGCCATGAGCTGAGCTTTTGATCCTGCTATTCTGTTCCCCAGTCGAGCTCTATCAACAATAACGACTCCCAAAGTTCTCCTGACAGGTGCCACAGGCTACCTAGGCGGCACCCTTCTCGCCCACCTAGTTGCCTCTGAACACCCAGCCTTGAAAGACATAACATACACCTGCATCATTCGAGGCGAGGCTCGTATTCCCAAGCTGAAGGCAGCCTACGGCGACCGTGTCAAAATCGAAGTCGTTGACAGTCTCGATGACATCGGGCGCACCGCAGACATCGCCTCGCAGCACCACATCGTCATCAATGCCGCCATTTCCTTCCACGTTGAGAGTGCCCTCGCCTTAATCCGCGGTCTCTCTCGacgacaagaacaagaagacaACAAAAAAGTTCTTATGCTCCACACCTCCGGGACCTCAAACCTCGCCGACCGCCCCATCACAAACCCAAGCTCGAGCCCACCTCGCGAATTCGACGACACCCAAGATGACATTTATACCTTCCTCCAAAAGGAAGAGTCTGGCATTCCTTACCCCCAACGAACAACTGAACTCGCCGTACTAGACGCCGCCGCAAATCATCCCAAAATGGTAGCACTCAGCATCATGCCTCCAACCATTTTCGGCACTGGTACAGGAATCTTCAATACACGAAGTGTACAGGTCCCAGCGTACGTGAATGGCGCGCTGAAACACGGCAAAGTTGTCATGGTCGGTACGGGCGGTGCGCAGCTAGATCATGTACATGTCGAAGATCTTGCGGAGTTGTATGCGCTCGTTTTGGTGGAGTTCATTGAGGACGGTGGGGAGAAATTGCCGAGGGGCAGAGAAGCGATTATTTTTGCAGAGAATGGGAGACATTCGTGGGGAGAGGCTGCGCAGGGAATTGCGGATACTGGGTTTGAGATGGGAGTGCTGGGGAGTAGAGAGGTTGAGTCTGTGACGCTGGCGGAAGGGGCAAAATTGTTTGCTGGAGGATTGATTCCCGAGGGGAATGAGGAGTTGATTTGAGGTGAGTTTGTCGAGTAATGGGTTGACGAAGGCGAGTTTTGCGCGGGAGCGGCTGGAATGGAGGCCCAGAAGGGATCAGGAAGAGTGGGTGCGAGGTTTgaaggaggagatggagcggTCGATCGAAGCGAGATGAGCTTGTCAAGATCTGTGACGGGAGCAGGGAAAGAAGTGGTCATCAGCACTTCACAATATTGACATTATACCTCTTCTGTGTCTACAGTGGCCACTTCTTCGTAGCCGCCGCGTCGGTAGTTCATGCCGCCGCGAGGTACATCGTACATGATTGCGTAGTCAACGATCTCGCCATTTAGGAGACCTTTGTTGACGGGCTTCCTTCCAAATACGGGCCCGTCCATCCAGAAATCTTGGCAATTCCGTAATATTCCTCTCGTGAACGGATTCGTGCGTTTCGGTTGCTTCTGTTTCTTGTTTTTGTGGCCTTTGTAGCCTGAGAAGGCGATCGCAATGAAGACATCAGCTCCTATCATCTTTCCACACCTCGTAAGAAAGCCTTCTTTTTTCTTGAGCTTGTGGCCGTGTCCGGTTGGGTTGGGACCGCCACCACTACTGTCTAGCTGTGCAGATTCGACGTTCATCgtaccagcagcaacagccgtCATTAGTGGGTTGACGTGATCAGTATTTCGCATGCTTTCGTATGTAGTGATGTTACGTGCGACTTGGTAGAAGTGCACGAATAGAAGCATGAATGTCCAGGTAAGCTGAAGTGAGCCCCAAGCATTCGTGATTATTGTAAGCGGATCTTTTGAGAATTCCGCGCAAAGCTCGGCTCTCAGGAACGTGCAAGTAGCGTCTTTCGGAGCAGGTAATACGTCCAGATCTGATGCCATCAGCGTCGAGTCAAAGCAAGATCATTTTTGACACTTACATGCAAGGGTGAGCTGGATCAGGAACCCGATGCCTACGATCAAGAATAGCACATACAAGATGAAGTGCTTGTGGTTGTTGACAGCCACACAATTATCGACCCAGGGGCAGTGGCTAGGATGTGTTAGTCGTGCCTTCTCTAACTCAAGGGCAGCTCAACTCACTGGTCTTCTCTGGCTACGCACCGACCGCAACGCCGGCAATGCTTACTCCGAAGTGGTTTTCGTATCATACAGGTCGTACAAAAGTGGGTCTCATTGAAAGCAGTATGTtcaacaagctcatcaaTCGTTTTCTTGGTCTGGCCTCGACTCGCGCTTTTAGGGATGAATCCAGGATCTGCCGTCATCGTCATGAAATAGAAATATGTACAGAGGCCGTAACTTGTCGCGAAAAGCAGGTTGAGGAGAAAGTTGGTAGAGAGAGTATCTGGTGCGGTGTGAGTGAGCGTCGTCAACAGACGTATGCATTGACTTACTGGGGAGTATCTTGGTGATGTAGCGGACGCCAACCCAGAAGAGAGTACCTGCAAAGATGCCCGCGAGGAAAGGGGTTTTGTGCATCGTGTTCATGTCTGAAGGGGCCCAGCGTAGTGTTTTCGTGACTGCGTACTGCAAACCGTAGCCAACGACCAGTACACCAGGGATGGATACCCAGGGGTTCATATATGCCAACATGTGTAGTTGCAGCCCACCGAGCACGAAGGGCCATAGAAAGAAGAATCGCTTGAAGAACAACCTTCTGTCGTTGACGAATGGAATCGGAAATGCCAGAGGATTGCCAGACTCATCGTAACCGCATTCGATGAGTGCACGATGCCACATGCGCTCACTCTTCATCTTGGCAGCTGTTTCTGCCGGAGTATCGCCTTCAGTCTGTCCTTCTTGAGGCTTGCTTCGTACGAAACGATCACTTCCGTACTCGATAAGCTTCAGAATGCTCATGTAGTTGCCCTTCACCAGCGCCCAGTGCAGAGCCGTGAAGCCCATATCATCTGTCGCATGTACATCTGCACCAAATCGCAACAATACATCGATGCATGCAGGGTAGCCCTTATACGCTGCCCACATCAACGAGGTATGGCCTTGCGCATCCGGTATGTCAACAGGTAGGTCTGGGTGATGTAACAGCATAATGAGCTGGTATACATTGCCATCGAGGGTCGCAGAGTGCAACAGATTGTATCCTTGATCATCTCGTATTAATGGGTCGGCTCCGCTGGCTAGGAGTAAGGATACGATTGGCAGGTTGAATCGCTTGCTCGCCCATAGTACTGGCGTCGCCTGTGCATCACCGCCCTTCGCGTTGACGTCGGCGCCGGACTGGATGAGGAAGTGGCATAGCGCATGGTGTCCGTTGATCGCAGCCCACTGACTCGCCGTCAGTCTATGTCTTTATGTGTCTGCCTCTTCATCGCGATGCTCGTACATGTAATGCTGTGATGCCCTGCTCATCGGTCGACTTGGCGCTGTATCGGCCGCTGTCGAAGAGCTTCTGGATCGATCGTAATTCCCCCAGTCGCGCCAATTGCATGAGGTCCGATTCGACGGGAAGACGCGGCGGGCTCGAGTCCAGATCGCTCAGCTCGACTTTGTCCAGCGTCTTTGACGGCGAGTTGGGCGCGCTGCCCGAGTCTTTGCGGCCTGGAGAACTGTCGCGCGACGGCATGTTGAGGTGAAGAGCAGGAGAGGAGGTGCCTTACGGCGGCAGCGCCATATTGTTGGTCGCAACGTTGCTGGCGGATTCGCGAGACGATGGCACTTCGTATGGATTGTGGCTGCGAAAGTGGCTTTGACGGCAAGCACGGCCAAGACGGCCCATCGACGCGTGGCAAGTGCAGCCCGCCAGCTCCCCGAAGTTCTGCCACTGCACTCAGCTTGTTGCGGTAGACGACTTCACACATGGATGACCAGTCTGCACGATTACCAGTCACAGGAAATGCTCCTGCTACTGGACCTCGAGCCTCGGAAGGCCTCTCTGTGACTGCCCCCAGCGAAGCTCCAACGCCTCATGGATTGTACAATTACAAGCCACTGGCTcaggacaacagcaacaTACGAGTCTTGATAGTCAACCCAGGGAAGTTTGACGATGAAATCCAGATACAGCTGATGACCGTGCCGTTCAATGGCCCCAAGCGCAAGTTGCCCTACGAGGCATTGTCCTATACATGGGGCAGTCCGGAAGACCCCCAAGTCGTCCAAGTCAAGCTCAAAGACGCTTTTCAACTGATCACAGTGACTCGCAACTGCCTAGAAGCTATCAGATATCTACGCCGCAATGATA comes from the Cercospora beticola chromosome 4, complete sequence genome and includes:
- a CDS encoding uncharacterized protein (antiSMASH:Cluster_5), yielding MFKLPPEILHLVCQHCDTRDVRTLRQVSSEIKVIADEYMLKSLRLSFDRQEFSELAVFISNNPNAAKQISKIHFQADRLPIVSCQEEWERCRLKTICDEAILRGELQSAEHSSHDEPDSDMERTHRGFQVFEIMQRETSKYNQEEVNQAWTSFQDVMQDQQSMDRESEVYHCMADLFKNCRRLDTITLTLKDRTQSEPFRWRRQESYARGMVRPWGDDGSWSPNTRVLDQILLAAYTTGTKLRELNVMPISYQFFGQKGALIEKLCEPIKDLRKIQIQINDNFGIDREVELEDGMLRSAEARCHPFAHPRHFGSTLRPFQLPVTAAMEATRVIDALNDGRVYEFLGRAQGLEELVFHGPDTGIGFAKMDLKAIVGECPWKELSRALSTITTPKVLLTGATGYLGGTLLAHLVASEHPALKDITYTCIIRGEARIPKLKAAYGDRVKIEVVDSLDDIGRTADIASQHHIVINAAISFHVESALALIRGLSRRQEQEDNKKVLMLHTSGTSNLADRPITNPSSSPPREFDDTQDDIYTFLQKEESGIPYPQRTTELAVLDAAANHPKMVALSIMPPTIFGTGTGIFNTRSVQVPAYVNGALKHGKVVMVGTGGAQLDHVHVEDLAELYALVLVEFIEDGGEKLPRGREAIIFAENGRHSWGEAAQGIADTGFEMGVLGSREVESVTLAEGAKLFAGGLIPEGNEELI
- a CDS encoding uncharacterized protein (antiSMASH:Cluster_5) produces the protein MPSRDSSPGRKDSGSAPNSPSKTLDKVELSDLDSSPPRLPVESDLMQLARLGELRSIQKLFDSGRYSAKSTDEQGITALHWAAINGHHALCHFLIQSGADVNAKGGDAQATPVLWASKRFNLPIVSLLLASGADPLIRDDQGYNLLHSATLDGNVYQLIMLLHHPDLPVDIPDAQGHTSLMWAAYKGYPACIDVLLRFGADVHATDDMGFTALHWALVKGNYMSILKLIEYGSDRFVRSKPQEGQTEGDTPAETAAKMKSERMWHRALIECGYDESGNPLAFPIPFVNDRRLFFKRFFFLWPFVLGGLQLHMLAYMNPWVSIPGVLVVGYGLQYAVTKTLRWAPSDMNTMHKTPFLAGIFAGTLFWVGVRYITKILPNTLSTNFLLNLLFATSYGLCTYFYFMTMTADPGFIPKSASRGQTKKTIDELVEHTAFNETHFCTTCMIRKPLRSKHCRRCGRCVAREDHHCPWVDNCVAVNNHKHFILYVLFLIVGIGFLIQLTLAYLDVLPAPKDATCTFLRAELCAEFSKDPLTIITNAWGSLQLTWTFMLLFVHFYQVARNITTYESMRNTDHVNPLMTAVAAGTMNVESAQLDSSGGGPNPTGHGHKLKKKEGFLTRCGKMIGADVFIAIAFSGYKGHKNKKQKQPKRTNPFTRGILRNCQDFWMDGPVFGRKPVNKGLLNGEIVDYAIMYDVPRGGMNYRRGGYEEVATVDTEEV